The following proteins are co-located in the Vigna unguiculata cultivar IT97K-499-35 chromosome 9, ASM411807v1, whole genome shotgun sequence genome:
- the LOC114163900 gene encoding DNA ligase 4 isoform X2: MATEQTKFSVLCSLFTWTQRSKSAAKKRSKFRKFLDVFCIDRNFFPAIRLILPNLDRERGSYGLKESVLATSLIDALGISRDSPDALRLINWRKGGAATGATAGNFALVAAEVLHSRQGTASGGLTIKELNELLDRLASGENRAEKILVLSTLIQKTNAQEMKWIIMIILKDLKLGISEKSIFHEFHPDAEDLFNVTCDLKLVCEKLRDRNQRHKRQDIEVGKAVRPQLAKRVANATEAWKKLHGKEVVVECKFDGDRIQIHKNGTEIHFFSRNFIDHSEYAHAMSEIIMQNILVDRYVAFDILYFGDTSVIHQSLKERHEILCKVVRPMKGRLEILVPNAGINSHLTSGEPCWSFIAHNVDEVERFFKETIENRDEGIVLKDRSSKWEPSDRSGKWLKLKPEYIQAGSDLDVLIIGGYYGSGRRGGQVAQFLVGLAERPSPNAQPKRFISFCRVGTGLSDEELDVVVTKLKPYFRKYEYPKKRPPSFYQVTNHSKERPDVWVDSPEKSIILSITSDIRTIESEVFAAPYSLRFPRIDRVRYDKAWNECLDVQSFIELVHSSNGTTQRDTEYGSKQDSKPKRTKSSTRGEKRNMSIVPSHLIQTDISSVKGGSLIFSNMMFYFANVPPSHSLESLHKIIAESGGTFSMNLNNSVTHCVAAGSKGFKFEAAKRHGDIIHYSWVLDCYEQKKLVCLQPKYFLFLSELTKKKFREEIDEFSDSFYLDLDLEDIKQLLSNISKSEDVSTVDHYRKKYCPKDKWSFFCGCSIYFHTAIPMKGDWHYILQVALRRFKLEVLMGGGKVTSNLTCATHLVAFLVPGCRTEFEQILSSFTSVERKILQSKRLYIVNSQWLEDCSDSNKRLPEDSYSLKPWGIEETTAADCEQDLALEAHLCGDNTQDQNTSFSDKGNRQRSEKVACEDSTAFLSQEKGIKRKRGRPVGSGIKNVKPAAKQTRRARPQNVRKPAKICEYESPDESESRDKRPFESLDFYEKHSEPQENEEQKNVEVAGTVESSEQNKVDNKLKDLKDNDHEIEMTDRYNDHNNEVVEKLDFSADPLQAMLFDMIPSLGTQKVEQPVNPSVREEKVAETSNAETVPTTTKKNKVSFLDAANELLKDW, encoded by the exons atgGCGACGGAGCAAACCAAATTCAGCGTGTTGTGCAGCCTCTTCACGTGGACGCAGCGGAGCAAGTCGGCGGCGAAGAAGCGCTCCAAGTTCCGCAAGTTCCTCGACGTCTTCTGCATTGACCGCAACTTCTTCCCTGCCATTCGCCTCATTCTCCCCAACCTCGATCGCGAGCGTGGCTCCTACGGCCTCAAGGAGTCCGTTCTCGCCACCTCTCTCATCGACGCCCTCGGCATCTCCCGTGACTCCCCCGATGCCCTCCGACTCATCAACTGGCGTAAGGGTGGCGCCGCCACCGGCGCTACAGCCGGAAATTTCGCCCTCGTCGCCGCCGAG GTGCTTCACAGCAGGCAAGGGACCGCTTCGGGAGGGTTGACGATAAAGGAGTTGAATGAGTTGCTTGACCGGTTGGCTTCCGGTGAAAACAG GGCTGAGAAAATTTTGGTTCTTTCTACCCTTATCCAAAAGACAAATGCACAGGAAATGAAGTGGATTATCATGATAATCCTGAAAG ATCTAAAGCTGGGAATTAGTGAAAAAAGCATTTTTCATGAGTTCCATCCTGATGCAGAAGACTTGTTTAACGTTACCTGTGACTTAAAATTAGTATGTGAAAAGCTAAGGGATCGGAATCAGCGGCATAAGCGGCAG GATATTGAAGTTGGGAAAGCTGTGCGCCCCCAATTAGCTAAGAGAGTTGCTAATGCAactgaagcatggaagaag CTTCATGGGAAGGAAGTGGTTGTTGAATGCAAATTTGATGGCGACCGaattcaaattcataaaaatgGAACTGAGATACATTTTTTCTCAAG GAACTTTATTGATCATTCTGAATATGCACATGCAATGTCAGAAATCATAATGCAAAATATTCTTGTAGATAGGT ATGTTGCGTTTGATATCCTTTATTTCGGAGATACTAGTGTGATTCACCAATCTTTGAAGGAAAGACATGAGATATTATGTAAAGTTGTTAGGCCAATGAAGGGACGATTGGAAATTTTGGTACCTAATGCTGGTATCAACAGTCATCTTACTTCAG GTGAACCTTGTTGGTCATTTATTGCTCATAATGTTGATGAAGTTGAGAGGTTTttcaaggaaaccattgaaaATAG agATGAGGGAATTGTTTTAAAGGACCGCAGCTCTAAATGGGAACCTAGTGATCGTAGTGGGAAGTGGTTAAAATTGAAGCCTGAATACATTCAAGCTGGCTCTGATTTGGATGTACTTATCATAG GTGGCTACTATGGTTCTGGACGACGTGGAGGACAG GTTGCTCAATTCTTGGTTGGCCTTGCAGAACGTCCATCTCCAAATGCACAACCTAAGCG GTTTATATCCTTTTGCAGAGTTGGCACTGGACTCTCTGATGAGGAGCTTGACGTTGTAGTAACCAAACTAAAACCGTACTTCAG AAAGTATGAATATCCAAAGAAGAGGCCACCAAGTTTTTATCAAGTAACTAATCATTCAAAAGAAAGACCTGATGTGTGGGTTGATAGCCCTGAGAA ATCAATTATTCTGTCTATTACCAGTGATATCCGAACTATAGAATCTGAG GTATTTGCTGCACCTTACAGCCTGAGATTTCCTAGGATTGACAGGGTGAGATATGACAAAGCTTGGAACGAATGCCTTGACGTTCAAT CTTTTATAGAACTAGTGCATTCTAGCAATGGTACCACACAGAGGGATACAGAATATGGCAGCAAACAGGACAGTAAACCAAAAAGAACGAAATCCTCCACTAGGGGAGAAAAGAGAAACATGTCCATTGTTCCTTCTCATTTAATTCAAACTGATATTTCCAGCGTTAAGGGGGGCTccttaatattttcaaatatgatGTTCT ACTTTGCTAATGTGCCTCCATCGCATTCTCTTGAGTCCTTGCACAAAATAATTGCTGAGAGTGGGGGAACTTTTTCAATGAATTTGAACAACTCAGTCACACATTGTGTTGCCGCAGGCAGCAAgg GCTTTAAATTTGAAGCAGCAAAGCGTCATGGTGATATTATTCATTATTCTTGGGTACTAGACTGTTATGAACAAAAAAAGCTTGTCTGCTTACAGCCTAA GTACTTCCTTTTCCTATCTGAACTGACAAAGAAGAAGTTCCGAGAAGAAATTGATGAGTTCTCAGATTCTTTCTACTTGGACCTAGATCTTGAAGACATCAAGCAG CTCTTGAGCAATATTAGTAAGTCTGAAGATGTCAGCACTGTCGATCATTACAGGAAAAAATACTGCCCAAAGGATAAGTGGTCTTTCTTTTGTGGAtgttcaatttatttccacactgCAATACCTAT GAAAGGAGATTGGCATTATATATTACAAGTTGCTTTGAGGAGATTCAAGCTTGAAGTTCTCATGGGTGGTGGAAAAGTTACCTCTAATCTTACTTGTGCAACCCATTTAGTGGCCTTTCTTGTGCCAGGATGTCGAACTGAATTTGAACAAATACTGAGTAG TTTCACTTCAGTGGAAAGAAAAATTCTCCAAAGCAAGAGGTTGTATATAGTTAATTCCCAGTGGCTGGAAGATTGTTCAGACAGTAATAAAAGATTACCAGAAGACTCTTACAGTTTGAAGCCCTGGGGAATAGAAGAGACAACTGCTGCAGATTG TGAACAGGACTTGGCGTTAGAGGCTCATCTGTGTGGAGATAATACACAAGACCAAAATACATCTTTCTCTGACAAGGGAAATCGTCAAAGAAGTGAAAAAGTTGCATGCGAAGACAGTACGGCCTTCTTATCCCAAGAGAAGGGTATCAAAAGGAAAAGAGGAAGACCTGTTGGCAGTggtataaaaaatgtaaaaccaGCTGCCAAACAAACTCGAAGAGCACGACCACAAAATGTGAGAAAGCCTGCTAAAATATGTGAATATGAATCACCGGATGAAAGTGAGTCTCGTGACAAGAGACCATTTGAAAGTCTCGACTTTTATGAGAAACATTCAGAACCCCAGGAGAATGAGGAACAGAAAAATGTCGAAGTTGCTGGGACAGTGGAAAGTTCTGAACAAAATAAAGTTGACAACAAGCTTAAGGACTTGAAGGACAATGATCATGAAATAGAAATGACTGATAGGTACAATGACCACAACAATGAGGTGGTAGAGAAATTAGACTTTTCTGCTGACCCCCTTCAGGCGATGTTATTTGACATGATTCCTAGTCTTGGCACCCAAAAAGTTGAGCAACCTGTGAATCCTAGTGTTAGAGAAGAGAAGGTAGCAGAAACCTCCAATGCAGAAACAGTGCCTACaactacaaagaaaaataaggttAGCTTCTTGGATGCTGCCAATGAGCTGCTGAAGGACTGGTAG
- the LOC114163900 gene encoding DNA ligase 4 isoform X1 — translation MATEQTKFSVLCSLFTWTQRSKSAAKKRSKFRKFLDVFCIDRNFFPAIRLILPNLDRERGSYGLKESVLATSLIDALGISRDSPDALRLINWRKGGAATGATAGNFALVAAEVLHSRQGTASGGLTIKELNELLDRLASGENRAEKILVLSTLIQKTNAQEMKWIIMIILKDLKLGISEKSIFHEFHPDAEDLFNVTCDLKLVCEKLRDRNQRHKRQDIEVGKAVRPQLAKRVANATEAWKKLHGKEVVVECKFDGDRIQIHKNGTEIHFFSRNFIDHSEYAHAMSEIIMQNILVDRCILDGEMLVWDTSLKRFAEFGSNQEIAKAARDGLDSDRQLCYVAFDILYFGDTSVIHQSLKERHEILCKVVRPMKGRLEILVPNAGINSHLTSGEPCWSFIAHNVDEVERFFKETIENRDEGIVLKDRSSKWEPSDRSGKWLKLKPEYIQAGSDLDVLIIGGYYGSGRRGGQVAQFLVGLAERPSPNAQPKRFISFCRVGTGLSDEELDVVVTKLKPYFRKYEYPKKRPPSFYQVTNHSKERPDVWVDSPEKSIILSITSDIRTIESEVFAAPYSLRFPRIDRVRYDKAWNECLDVQSFIELVHSSNGTTQRDTEYGSKQDSKPKRTKSSTRGEKRNMSIVPSHLIQTDISSVKGGSLIFSNMMFYFANVPPSHSLESLHKIIAESGGTFSMNLNNSVTHCVAAGSKGFKFEAAKRHGDIIHYSWVLDCYEQKKLVCLQPKYFLFLSELTKKKFREEIDEFSDSFYLDLDLEDIKQLLSNISKSEDVSTVDHYRKKYCPKDKWSFFCGCSIYFHTAIPMKGDWHYILQVALRRFKLEVLMGGGKVTSNLTCATHLVAFLVPGCRTEFEQILSSFTSVERKILQSKRLYIVNSQWLEDCSDSNKRLPEDSYSLKPWGIEETTAADCEQDLALEAHLCGDNTQDQNTSFSDKGNRQRSEKVACEDSTAFLSQEKGIKRKRGRPVGSGIKNVKPAAKQTRRARPQNVRKPAKICEYESPDESESRDKRPFESLDFYEKHSEPQENEEQKNVEVAGTVESSEQNKVDNKLKDLKDNDHEIEMTDRYNDHNNEVVEKLDFSADPLQAMLFDMIPSLGTQKVEQPVNPSVREEKVAETSNAETVPTTTKKNKVSFLDAANELLKDW, via the exons atgGCGACGGAGCAAACCAAATTCAGCGTGTTGTGCAGCCTCTTCACGTGGACGCAGCGGAGCAAGTCGGCGGCGAAGAAGCGCTCCAAGTTCCGCAAGTTCCTCGACGTCTTCTGCATTGACCGCAACTTCTTCCCTGCCATTCGCCTCATTCTCCCCAACCTCGATCGCGAGCGTGGCTCCTACGGCCTCAAGGAGTCCGTTCTCGCCACCTCTCTCATCGACGCCCTCGGCATCTCCCGTGACTCCCCCGATGCCCTCCGACTCATCAACTGGCGTAAGGGTGGCGCCGCCACCGGCGCTACAGCCGGAAATTTCGCCCTCGTCGCCGCCGAG GTGCTTCACAGCAGGCAAGGGACCGCTTCGGGAGGGTTGACGATAAAGGAGTTGAATGAGTTGCTTGACCGGTTGGCTTCCGGTGAAAACAG GGCTGAGAAAATTTTGGTTCTTTCTACCCTTATCCAAAAGACAAATGCACAGGAAATGAAGTGGATTATCATGATAATCCTGAAAG ATCTAAAGCTGGGAATTAGTGAAAAAAGCATTTTTCATGAGTTCCATCCTGATGCAGAAGACTTGTTTAACGTTACCTGTGACTTAAAATTAGTATGTGAAAAGCTAAGGGATCGGAATCAGCGGCATAAGCGGCAG GATATTGAAGTTGGGAAAGCTGTGCGCCCCCAATTAGCTAAGAGAGTTGCTAATGCAactgaagcatggaagaag CTTCATGGGAAGGAAGTGGTTGTTGAATGCAAATTTGATGGCGACCGaattcaaattcataaaaatgGAACTGAGATACATTTTTTCTCAAG GAACTTTATTGATCATTCTGAATATGCACATGCAATGTCAGAAATCATAATGCAAAATATTCTTGTAGATAGGTGTATCCTTGATGGTGAAATGTTGGTGTGGGACACATCCTTAAAACGCTTTGCTGAGTTTGGCTCAAATCAGGAAATAG CCAAGGCAGCAAGAGATGGACTTGATAGTGACAGACAG TTATGCT ATGTTGCGTTTGATATCCTTTATTTCGGAGATACTAGTGTGATTCACCAATCTTTGAAGGAAAGACATGAGATATTATGTAAAGTTGTTAGGCCAATGAAGGGACGATTGGAAATTTTGGTACCTAATGCTGGTATCAACAGTCATCTTACTTCAG GTGAACCTTGTTGGTCATTTATTGCTCATAATGTTGATGAAGTTGAGAGGTTTttcaaggaaaccattgaaaATAG agATGAGGGAATTGTTTTAAAGGACCGCAGCTCTAAATGGGAACCTAGTGATCGTAGTGGGAAGTGGTTAAAATTGAAGCCTGAATACATTCAAGCTGGCTCTGATTTGGATGTACTTATCATAG GTGGCTACTATGGTTCTGGACGACGTGGAGGACAG GTTGCTCAATTCTTGGTTGGCCTTGCAGAACGTCCATCTCCAAATGCACAACCTAAGCG GTTTATATCCTTTTGCAGAGTTGGCACTGGACTCTCTGATGAGGAGCTTGACGTTGTAGTAACCAAACTAAAACCGTACTTCAG AAAGTATGAATATCCAAAGAAGAGGCCACCAAGTTTTTATCAAGTAACTAATCATTCAAAAGAAAGACCTGATGTGTGGGTTGATAGCCCTGAGAA ATCAATTATTCTGTCTATTACCAGTGATATCCGAACTATAGAATCTGAG GTATTTGCTGCACCTTACAGCCTGAGATTTCCTAGGATTGACAGGGTGAGATATGACAAAGCTTGGAACGAATGCCTTGACGTTCAAT CTTTTATAGAACTAGTGCATTCTAGCAATGGTACCACACAGAGGGATACAGAATATGGCAGCAAACAGGACAGTAAACCAAAAAGAACGAAATCCTCCACTAGGGGAGAAAAGAGAAACATGTCCATTGTTCCTTCTCATTTAATTCAAACTGATATTTCCAGCGTTAAGGGGGGCTccttaatattttcaaatatgatGTTCT ACTTTGCTAATGTGCCTCCATCGCATTCTCTTGAGTCCTTGCACAAAATAATTGCTGAGAGTGGGGGAACTTTTTCAATGAATTTGAACAACTCAGTCACACATTGTGTTGCCGCAGGCAGCAAgg GCTTTAAATTTGAAGCAGCAAAGCGTCATGGTGATATTATTCATTATTCTTGGGTACTAGACTGTTATGAACAAAAAAAGCTTGTCTGCTTACAGCCTAA GTACTTCCTTTTCCTATCTGAACTGACAAAGAAGAAGTTCCGAGAAGAAATTGATGAGTTCTCAGATTCTTTCTACTTGGACCTAGATCTTGAAGACATCAAGCAG CTCTTGAGCAATATTAGTAAGTCTGAAGATGTCAGCACTGTCGATCATTACAGGAAAAAATACTGCCCAAAGGATAAGTGGTCTTTCTTTTGTGGAtgttcaatttatttccacactgCAATACCTAT GAAAGGAGATTGGCATTATATATTACAAGTTGCTTTGAGGAGATTCAAGCTTGAAGTTCTCATGGGTGGTGGAAAAGTTACCTCTAATCTTACTTGTGCAACCCATTTAGTGGCCTTTCTTGTGCCAGGATGTCGAACTGAATTTGAACAAATACTGAGTAG TTTCACTTCAGTGGAAAGAAAAATTCTCCAAAGCAAGAGGTTGTATATAGTTAATTCCCAGTGGCTGGAAGATTGTTCAGACAGTAATAAAAGATTACCAGAAGACTCTTACAGTTTGAAGCCCTGGGGAATAGAAGAGACAACTGCTGCAGATTG TGAACAGGACTTGGCGTTAGAGGCTCATCTGTGTGGAGATAATACACAAGACCAAAATACATCTTTCTCTGACAAGGGAAATCGTCAAAGAAGTGAAAAAGTTGCATGCGAAGACAGTACGGCCTTCTTATCCCAAGAGAAGGGTATCAAAAGGAAAAGAGGAAGACCTGTTGGCAGTggtataaaaaatgtaaaaccaGCTGCCAAACAAACTCGAAGAGCACGACCACAAAATGTGAGAAAGCCTGCTAAAATATGTGAATATGAATCACCGGATGAAAGTGAGTCTCGTGACAAGAGACCATTTGAAAGTCTCGACTTTTATGAGAAACATTCAGAACCCCAGGAGAATGAGGAACAGAAAAATGTCGAAGTTGCTGGGACAGTGGAAAGTTCTGAACAAAATAAAGTTGACAACAAGCTTAAGGACTTGAAGGACAATGATCATGAAATAGAAATGACTGATAGGTACAATGACCACAACAATGAGGTGGTAGAGAAATTAGACTTTTCTGCTGACCCCCTTCAGGCGATGTTATTTGACATGATTCCTAGTCTTGGCACCCAAAAAGTTGAGCAACCTGTGAATCCTAGTGTTAGAGAAGAGAAGGTAGCAGAAACCTCCAATGCAGAAACAGTGCCTACaactacaaagaaaaataaggttAGCTTCTTGGATGCTGCCAATGAGCTGCTGAAGGACTGGTAG
- the LOC114163278 gene encoding transcription factor bHLH35-like → MENMENIGEEYKHYWETTMFLQTQELDSNWGFEEALSGYYDSSSPDGAASTAASKNIVSERNRRKKLNERLFALRSVVPNISKMDKASIIKDAIDYIQHLHEQEKIIQAEIMDLESGMPKKSGSSYDFEQEQLPVVLRSKKKRTEQIYDSVISRNSPIEVLDLSVTYMGEKIAVVSLTCSKRTDTMVKLCEVFESLKLKIITANITSFSGRLLKTVFIEANDEDKYHLEIKIQTAIAALNEPLSPMSI, encoded by the exons ATGGAGAATATGGAGAATATTGGTGAAGAGTACAAGCATTACTGGGAGACCACCATGTTCCTCCAGACCCAGGAGCTTGACAG TAATTGGGGGTTCGAGGAGGCTTTATCAGGGTACTACGATTCCAGTTCCCCTGATGGTGCTGCTTCAACTGCAGCATCCAAGAACATTGTTTCGGAGAGGAATAGGAGGAAGAAGCTCAATGAAAGGCTTTTCGCGCTTAGATCGGTGGTTCCTAATATCAGCAAG ATGGATAAGGCTTCGATAATTAAGGATGCTATTGACTACATCCAGCATTTGCACGAGCAAGAGAAGATAATCCAAGCTGAGATCATGGATCTTGAATCTGGGATGCCAAAAAAGAGTGGTTCAAGCTATGACTTTGAGCAGGAACAGCTCCCTGTGGTGCTGAGGTCCAAGAAGAAGAGAACCGAGCAGATATACGATTCAGTCATTTCAAGAAACTCCCCAATTGAAGTCCTTGAT CTGAGCGTGACCTACATGGGGGAGAAAATTGCTGTGGTGAGTTTGACATGCAGCAAAAGGACAGACACAATGGTGAAACTGTGCGAGGTGTTCGAATCTTTGAAGCTGAAGATCATCACTGCTAACATCACTTCGTTTTCAGGGAGGCTTCTGAAAACAGTCTTCATCGAG gCTAATGATGAAGATAAGTATCATTTGGAGATAAAGATCCAGACAGCCATTGCAGCTCTTAACGAACCTCTGAGTCCCATGAGCAtttaa